From the Marivivens sp. LCG002 genome, the window GTGCGGGCCAGACCGCTGTTGATGAGCGAGGGAACCCGCAGCACCACGGAGACATGCGCGCACAGATTAATCTGGCGCTCGACAACCTCGAGGCAGTTCTAAAGGGCGCAGGCATGACGCTCGGCAATGTCGTCAAGCTCGGGGTCTACGCCACGGATGTTGACGAGGCTCTGAAGAACTTCGACTTGATGGGAATGCGGTTTGGCCCGCACCAAGTGGCCCCACCGATGACGCTTCTCGGTGTGACACGTCTCGCGATCCCCGGGCTCCTCTTCGAAATTGAAGCGACAGCGGCCGCCTAAAGCGGATAAAAGCGGCCTTTGAATTGTTGAAACTCTTTGGCCGCTTCTATCGCTCTCATGCTAGTTGGATTTCGTAAATCCAAAGCGATATACCAGCGGCCCTTGCTGCGAAGCTGCGGACTGCGATGTTGGCTAGGGTCAGGATGCATTGATTTCGGCTGCGCCACGTGATTCACGGCTCCGAACACGGAGCGGTGAAATGAGTGACCTTTACTGGCTGAGTGATGCGCAGATGTCCAAGCTGGAACCCTTTTACCCAAAGTCCCATGGTAAGCCCAGGGTTGACTACAGGAGAGTGTTGAGCGGCATAATATTCATCAACCGCAATGGCTTACGGTGACGTGATGCGCCTGCAGAGTATAGACGGCACAAGACCCTTTATAGCCGATGGAAGCGGTGGAGCGAGAAAGGCACCTTCGCCCGGATGCTTCGGGAGCTGGCCGATCAGGGCGGTAGGACTGACATCCTGATGATCGATGCGACGCATCTGAAGACACACCGGACCGCCTCAAGCCTGGGGTTGAAAAAAGGGGGCGTGGCCACCTGATCGAGCGCACCAAGGGCGGGATGAACTCGAAACTGCACGCGGTGACCGACGCGGCTGGCCGCCCGCTGCGGATGTTTCTTACTGCCGGCCAGCTGAGCGATTAAATCGGCGCGCGGGCACTGCTGGACGGCCTTCCTCCCGCTGAACACATGCTCGTGGACCTTGGATACGATGCGGACTGTTATCGCGTAGCCCTTGAAGGCAAGGGGATCACGCCGTGCATCCCTTCACGAAAGAGCCGCAAGTTTCCGATCCCGCATGAAGAAGCCCGATACCGCAAGCGCCATAAGATCGAGAACAGCTTCGTCTAGCTAAAAGACTGGCGTTGCGTCACAACACGCTTCAACAGAACTTCCTGTCAGTATGCGCTTTGGCTGCTGTCATCATGTTCTGGTTATGAATCCTGACCCTAGTTTGTGTCACTTAGAACAAGCTAAATGCCATACTCAGTTTAACGTCTAAATGTATGATTTTCTAGGGTACTAGCTTGATACTTCCTCGCTCGCCCTTGGCGGCTAAATTGGCCTAGGCCTTCCCTAGGCCCCTCGCCATCACTTTGGCTCGCGACGAAGGATCATCTGAAGACCATACTTCGCAGGGTCACGCCCATTGGCATCAGAGACCGCTCAAACTGATCTTGGACTGATCGGCGCGCGGATCGAGGCTACAACGACAACCATCGACACTCAGGGCTGAAAATGCGCTTACCACGCGAGTTCATCACAGCTCAAACCGCCCCGCCTGAGTGTCCGGTCAAACGGGACAAGACCTGGAGCATGCAACGTCACCTTGGACCTGAACCGCTTCCCGAAGCTCTAGCGTTTCGCCGTGACAATATCACTTATAGGGATTGCTATACCCCCTAGCCCTCTTCCTGAGTTTTTTGGGCCGCTACACTTCTTGGTTTAAATACATACGTACTTCTCGCTCGAAATGCTTTATACTGAGTAGATCCAAAGCAGTATCCGGGTCAATTTCCGCTGATGCGTAGTGACACGTTAGGAACTTCAATGACATCAGCCCAACGCAACCCATTGACCCGCAAGCTCTCGGCCTTCGTCGCTCTCTCGGACGTCGAACTCGCTGTGCTTGAAGGACTTCACAAGCGTCGCCGCTCATTCGTCGCAGGACGTGATTTGGTGCATCAGGGCCAAGCGGCTCATGCTGCCTACATTCTGTCGTCAGGTTGGGTCTGTTCTTACAAGCTCCAAGCCGACGGAACCCGTCAGATCGTGGATTTCCAGTTACCGGGAGATTTTCTAGGATTGCGCAGCGTCTTGCTGCGCACTTCAGACCACAGTTTCGAACCCATCGTCGACATCGAGGCGGCTGAAGTGCTGGAGAGCGACCTTCTCGATGCGTTCGAACAGACGCCGCGCCTCGCGACCGCCATCCTTTGGGCGGCATCGCGTGACGAGGCTATGGTCGTTGAACATCTCGTCGGCATAGGCCGGCGTGATGCGGAGACCCGCATAGCGCATTTCCTGCTGGAACTAAAATCGAGGCTTACGCTCCTTGGAATAGGTAGCAAAGAAGGATTCGACTGCCCTCTAACGCAGTATCACCTCGCCGATGCACTGGGGTTGAGTGCGGTCCATGTGAACCGCATCTTGCGCCAGCTTCGCGAGAATGGACTGGTAACCTTCCGGGACGGCCGTGTCGCGTTTCACGACTATAGTAGACTGGTGGACCTCGCCGAGTTCGACCCGACATATCTGGACCAGACCGGGCCGCTCCTCAAATAGAAGGGCCGCCTTCCGATGCTCTGAAGGCGGCCCCAAGTATTACCATCATACGATGGTGTTTAAGAAAGGGCGTGGGTGGCAGCGTCGAGTTCCTTGTTGGTCTCGGCGTCGTTATTGGCAGTGTTTGCCTTCTCGGCTGCTTGGTAATGCTTCAGAGCAGCGTCTTTCTTCGGGCCGGAGGGCGCTTTGTCCCAGGCGGCTTTGACGGATTTCATCTTGTCGGCAGTCTTGTTCTGTCCGGGTGTCATTGGGGTGGTCCTTTCATGGACGGTCGGAGAATAAGAAGCGTGCAGACACTCAAACCTGCTTGGGCTTGGCATTTCCGCGCGCTTCTCGGGTTCTCAGAAAAATGCACAACCGATTATTCGGCGGCACGACTCATTTAGCCCGCGTCGGCGCTTCGCTGCACTTACGCAGGTAAGCCCTTGCGCCTTTAGCTGGTCGTATGCCTCTGCGCTTCTCAAGTGATCACAGTTTGCTGATGAGAAATCCTCAGCCAAAGGTGGTCGTCGTTTAGATAGGTTGAGGCACAGAGGGCTTTGTAAATAGACACATCGGGTTTCTCTGCTGAAACGCGATAGGTAAGAATGGCGATGTCCCCACATCTCATCACGCGCCGCTCGGTCATGATAACGGAGCGCCAACCAGTCCTTTCAAGAAGGTGAGTCCAGATCTGGTCGCCTTGGAGGATACCGGGCGGATAAGGAAAAACCATGACGGCGTTGGTCGCTGTTGTTGCGCGCGCGTTGTGGGCGCCACTGGTCCAGAAGTGTTCCTCCATTTCCCACAGTATTCCCTGTTCACCTGGAGTAAGTGTACCAGACCTGTGCGCTTCATGTGACGGTCTACTGTCGGCCGCGGATGATACAGTCATTCTCCTACCCCCGCCCCACTAATGATAATCAACTGGAATAGAAGGGCGATAATAGCGAGCACCGCCCAGAACGCTCCGCTCGTCCCGGGCCGGTCCCCGGTCCTTGTAGTGGCCGCGCGCTTCAAGCTCCCAGACGCCCGACCTGCGGGAAGCAACTGGCTCAGCTCTCGTGCGACACTGCTGTGATCGCTTTCGAGTGAGGGTACGTCCAGAAATTGGGCAAATAGCGCGCCCAAGCGTGCCTGCGCGGCGTCCTGCCCCAGCATGACCAGTTCATCGGTTTCTTTCCATGGATCAAGGCCGAGCCTCGCGAGCATGGAAAGAACGGTCACAGCATAGCCGTTCCGGTCCTCACCTACGGAGGCATGAAGAAAGCGATCAAACTCTTGCGGGTGTGGTTTGAGAACATTTGGGGCTGCCATCGTAAATCCTTTCGGCGTTTGCAGGAATGCAGATCATTCCTGTTTTCTAAAGGATATGCGCGGTTCGACCTCCTAGCCCTTACACAGGTCAGTGCGCGCGTCTGCCCGCGAAAAGATCATAACCGTCACTGAACTCAGGACTAACATACGTCAGCGCCGGTCCGACGATCCCAAGATAAAAGACACTAAATCGTGTAGCTGGTCAGGCCAGGGCTCCAAGGTTCCCTAGACAGTTCGAAGCTACGAAGTTTACGGAGATCAAATATGACGATGCGGTGGACTAGATCGACGGTTACTTTCTTGAATCCGTTTACCTTACCGGGCTTTCCAGAAAGTTTGCCTGCGGGCGACTACTTTCTTCTCGTCGAAGAAGAACTCATTCAAGAGCTGAGCTTCGAGGCCTATCGCCTGAAGACGACTTTTCTGACGGTGCATGGAAAGAAAGGCTCGGGACGAACAGAGTTACGGGCGGTTTCTGCCAGCGACCTGCAAGATGCGCTGATCCGAGATTTCCGCACAAACGAGACGAACAATCATAGAAAAACAGCGCTTTCTGCGCAGGAGGACTTGAAATGAATACTCCCAAATGGCTCAAACCCGGCTTCTATGGCACCGTGATCGGCGCCGCTCTTGTCGGCGTAGTAGGTTTTACCTGGGGCGGCTGGGTGACTTCCGGGACCGCGAATGACAGGGCGATGGCGATGTCGCATGACAATGTCATCGCTTCCATGGTGCCGGTTTGTCTTGAGATGGCACGGTCCGACCCAGCACGGATGGAAAAGCTTGAAACGATCCGGGCCGCCTCGGCCTACCAAAAGCGCGATGCTCTCATAGCCGCTGGCTGGGCGACGATGCCGGGAACCGATGTACCGGACCGCGGCATTGCCCAAGCCTGCCTGCAGGAACTGAACCTATGAGGTCATACTGTTCAGGGTCGACGAAGTTATCGCGCGAAACGGGTCGCACCGTCAAACGAGCGAACCACACATCACACCGAGTGCGAAAACCGAGGTAGGAGCTTGCGATGCCTTCTGATGACAATGGACCGGAAGATCGTGGACCTTGGAAAAACAAGCAGACCCGCGTTCCCCCAGAGGTTGAGGCAATTTTGAGGCGGGGCCGAGATCGGCTGCACGGTATCCTTCCGGATGGTCCTCCACCGGTGAAGCGTCTTGTTATCGGTGCTGCTATTGCACTTGCCGCGTTTGGGGCGTGGACCTCCTACTATACGGTGCCGAGCGACTCCGTTACGATTGTTCAACGGTTCGGGAAATATGCAGCGGAGGTCCCTCCCGGGCTGCACTTCAAGATCCCGTTCGGCATCGACGTGACCACGTTGGTCCCGGTCAAGCGCCAACTGAAACAAGAGTTCGGGTTCACAACTCCGGGGGCAACTGATCCCTATCAGAGTCCGACGGACGGTCGCCGCGAGACCGAGATGGTGACTGGCGATCTAAACGCCGCACTCGTGGAATGGGTGGTGCAGTACAGGATTTCCGAACCTCGGAAATTTCTGTTCGAGGTGCGTGAGCCGAGCGCAACTTTGCGTTACGTCTCAGAGTCTGTCATGCGCGAAGTGGTGGGAGACCGCACAGTCGACGAGGTAATTACCGTCGGGCGCCAAGAAATCGAAAGCGAAGCCCTCCAGAAGATGCAAGCGCTC encodes:
- a CDS encoding RidA family protein, giving the protein MERTAVNPWDWSIKLGYNQAEVIDGATRQVICAGQTAVDERGNPQHHGDMRAQINLALDNLEAVLKGAGMTLGNVVKLGVYATDVDEALKNFDLMGMRFGPHQVAPPMTLLGVTRLAIPGLLFEIEATAAA
- the hflK gene encoding FtsH protease activity modulator HflK, translated to MPSDDNGPEDRGPWKNKQTRVPPEVEAILRRGRDRLHGILPDGPPPVKRLVIGAAIALAAFGAWTSYYTVPSDSVTIVQRFGKYAAEVPPGLHFKIPFGIDVTTLVPVKRQLKQEFGFTTPGATDPYQSPTDGRRETEMVTGDLNAALVEWVVQYRISEPRKFLFEVREPSATLRYVSESVMREVVGDRTVDEVITVGRQEIESEALQKMQALATKYAMGISIDQVQLKNINPPQPVQASFNEVNQAQQEKERIINEARRDYNRIIPLAEGEKDQRIREADGYRSRRINEAEGDAARFTALLTEYRLAPEVTRRRIYIETLQDVLPGIGSKIIVDGSTASILPLLNLDRQTGEQR
- a CDS encoding Crp/Fnr family transcriptional regulator gives rise to the protein MTSAQRNPLTRKLSAFVALSDVELAVLEGLHKRRRSFVAGRDLVHQGQAAHAAYILSSGWVCSYKLQADGTRQIVDFQLPGDFLGLRSVLLRTSDHSFEPIVDIEAAEVLESDLLDAFEQTPRLATAILWAASRDEAMVVEHLVGIGRRDAETRIAHFLLELKSRLTLLGIGSKEGFDCPLTQYHLADALGLSAVHVNRILRQLRENGLVTFRDGRVAFHDYSRLVDLAEFDPTYLDQTGPLLK